The Vibrio splendidus genome has a window encoding:
- a CDS encoding ATP-dependent zinc protease family protein gives MNNKMIIGNTEALCLPELGITGLHTRVDTGAQTSSLHVDNLLCVKTDGENFVEFDLHPDVYHLEETVRCKAKLKTSKRIKSSNGEVEHRCVIETMLKIGGQEWPIDITLSNRQDMTYMMLLGRQGMSDKVIVDPAGEFLISH, from the coding sequence ATGAACAATAAAATGATCATAGGGAATACAGAAGCACTTTGCTTACCAGAGTTAGGGATAACTGGACTACATACGCGTGTTGATACAGGGGCTCAAACCTCTTCTCTACACGTAGACAATCTACTATGTGTAAAAACAGATGGTGAAAACTTCGTTGAGTTCGATCTTCACCCAGACGTTTACCACCTAGAAGAGACAGTACGCTGCAAGGCGAAGCTGAAAACGAGTAAAAGAATCAAATCATCGAACGGCGAAGTTGAACACCGTTGTGTGATTGAAACCATGCTAAAAATTGGTGGTCAGGAATGGCCTATCGATATCACGCTAAGTAACCGTCAAGATATGACTTATATGATGCTGCTTGGTCGTCAAGGCATGAGTGACAAAGTGATTGTTGACCCTGCGGGCGAATTTCTAATTTCTCACTAA
- the rimK gene encoding 30S ribosomal protein S6--L-glutamate ligase, which produces MRIAILSRNENLYSTSRLKAAGEARGHQVDVIDTLHCDIDIASNNPKIRYMGEELPQYDAVIPRIGASITFYGTAVVRQFEMMGTFCINESVAISRSRDKLRSLQLLSRKGIGLPKTGFASRPDKIQDLIKNVGGAPLVIKLLEGTQGIGVVLAETNKAAESVIEAFMGLKANILVQEFIEEANGADIRCFVVGNKVIAAMKRQAGEGEFRSNLHRGGTAQLVKLTKEERATAINAAKIMGLNLCGVDILQSKNGPVVMEVNSSPGLEGIEKATGKDVADMIFGFIEKNAKPNANRTRGKG; this is translated from the coding sequence ATGCGTATCGCAATTCTTTCTCGCAACGAAAACCTATACTCTACTTCTCGCTTAAAAGCGGCTGGAGAAGCTCGTGGTCACCAGGTCGATGTTATCGACACGCTGCACTGTGATATAGATATCGCGAGTAACAATCCGAAGATTCGCTACATGGGTGAAGAGCTACCTCAATACGATGCTGTTATTCCACGTATTGGCGCTTCCATTACCTTTTACGGCACTGCGGTTGTTCGCCAATTCGAAATGATGGGCACTTTTTGTATCAATGAGTCAGTAGCAATCAGTCGTTCTCGCGACAAACTGCGCTCACTACAGCTGTTGTCTCGTAAAGGTATTGGCTTACCAAAAACAGGTTTCGCTAGCCGCCCAGACAAAATTCAAGACTTGATCAAAAACGTAGGTGGTGCGCCACTGGTTATCAAGCTTCTTGAAGGTACTCAAGGTATCGGTGTTGTTCTAGCAGAAACAAACAAAGCAGCTGAAAGCGTTATCGAAGCATTCATGGGCCTAAAAGCGAACATCTTGGTTCAAGAGTTCATTGAAGAAGCTAATGGCGCAGACATTCGTTGTTTTGTTGTGGGTAACAAGGTTATTGCAGCAATGAAACGCCAAGCTGGTGAGGGTGAATTCCGCTCTAACCTGCACCGTGGCGGTACAGCTCAATTGGTTAAACTAACCAAAGAAGAGCGCGCTACAGCGATCAATGCAGCTAAAATCATGGGGTTAAACCTATGTGGTGTCGATATTCTACAATCTAAGAATGGCCCTGTTGTAATGGAAGTGAACTCTTCTCCAGGCCTAGAAGGTATCGAGAAAGCGACAGGTAAAGATGTAGCAGACATGATTTTCGGATTTATCGAGAAAAATGCAAAACCAAACGCTAACCGTACTCGTGGCAAAGGCTGA
- a CDS encoding SgrR family transcriptional regulator, whose translation MSDLNMMRYYTRLDSFEPNLSHSVTLTEVADKLFTSLRHARTLLGKMHQAEWVIWEPKVGRNQRSNLTLRFSNQQLTQHVAGKLIEQGKYEKALSLLDNDRAVFGSLLQETSGATMREGLLHVQLTYKRKFEDLFPHHIHRSSERFLIRQVFSCLVTCNGKGELKPELAHHWEYDAEKLVWTFYLRPGLTFHDGQPVDAKQLVSLFSALQTLPFYQTELAHVASVYSEQPLRVSFQLTKADTGFAGLLAGVKYSIQPAAQVTREPSPLNSVSHAVIGTGPFKVVETNNERIKLAAFELYYGCRSLTDEVTIWQFEESMTGSARFDDSQMQVSSYEDSSCFHQLGKSDTELVSADTDGLRSRVEDGCLFILFNQNSAVTPLNNEQRKYLSELTNPQAILSQLEKNKGLFSVSLAQNILPSWQKLYRTPSKEAQLPKKMSIAVYDYYALYRCAICVSDILKRYGVEVEVNTYSFRELAQLSQSGKLKEDLVLCNLNLDDNAPSSLFSWMMNDPVLHSALGEVNSDWLKQRLDSHKASVELPNYLAELEPVASTLISDYWLVPMFHHLQTVRFQGILKNVAITNWGWPDFKNVWSAD comes from the coding sequence TTGTCTGATCTAAACATGATGCGTTACTACACAAGGCTGGATTCGTTTGAGCCTAATCTTTCACACTCGGTGACCTTAACCGAGGTCGCAGACAAGCTGTTCACCAGTTTACGCCATGCACGAACTTTGTTAGGCAAGATGCATCAGGCTGAATGGGTAATTTGGGAGCCAAAAGTCGGTAGGAATCAACGTTCAAATTTGACTTTGCGCTTTAGTAATCAACAGCTGACTCAACACGTTGCCGGTAAACTGATAGAGCAGGGTAAGTACGAAAAAGCGCTCTCACTTTTAGATAATGACCGCGCAGTATTTGGCTCTCTTCTCCAAGAAACCTCTGGCGCGACGATGCGTGAAGGGCTGCTGCACGTTCAATTGACCTATAAGCGTAAGTTTGAAGACCTGTTCCCACATCATATTCACCGCAGTAGCGAACGCTTTTTGATCAGGCAAGTGTTCAGTTGCTTAGTCACTTGTAATGGTAAGGGCGAGTTGAAGCCTGAACTGGCACACCATTGGGAATATGATGCTGAAAAATTGGTTTGGACTTTCTATTTGCGCCCCGGCCTAACCTTTCACGATGGGCAACCCGTCGATGCCAAGCAACTCGTTTCGTTGTTTTCAGCCTTGCAAACCTTACCTTTTTATCAGACAGAGCTAGCCCATGTTGCTTCGGTTTACAGTGAGCAGCCATTGAGGGTCAGCTTTCAACTAACCAAAGCAGATACTGGTTTTGCTGGTTTACTTGCTGGCGTTAAGTATTCGATTCAACCCGCAGCGCAAGTAACTCGTGAGCCATCGCCATTAAACTCGGTGTCACATGCTGTTATTGGAACCGGCCCATTTAAAGTGGTTGAGACCAATAATGAACGGATCAAGCTCGCGGCATTTGAGCTCTATTATGGTTGTCGGTCTTTAACCGATGAGGTGACCATCTGGCAGTTTGAAGAATCGATGACAGGCAGTGCTCGATTCGATGACAGCCAAATGCAAGTCTCGTCTTATGAAGATTCTTCTTGTTTCCATCAGCTAGGGAAAAGCGATACGGAGCTTGTTTCAGCAGACACAGACGGCCTTCGTAGCCGAGTCGAGGATGGGTGCTTGTTTATCCTGTTCAATCAGAATTCAGCGGTAACTCCGCTTAATAATGAGCAGCGAAAATACCTTTCAGAACTGACCAACCCACAAGCGATTTTATCTCAGTTGGAAAAAAATAAGGGTTTGTTCAGTGTCTCTTTAGCTCAAAACATACTACCAAGCTGGCAGAAGTTGTATCGAACGCCTTCGAAAGAAGCGCAATTGCCGAAAAAGATGAGTATTGCGGTTTACGACTATTATGCGTTGTATCGATGTGCGATTTGCGTATCCGACATACTCAAACGATATGGTGTGGAAGTTGAGGTGAACACCTACAGTTTTCGAGAATTGGCGCAGCTCTCTCAGAGTGGCAAATTAAAAGAGGACTTGGTGCTGTGTAACTTGAATCTCGATGACAATGCCCCGTCTTCGCTGTTTTCGTGGATGATGAATGATCCTGTTTTGCACTCTGCTTTGGGAGAGGTGAACAGTGATTGGCTCAAGCAGCGCTTGGATAGTCATAAAGCATCCGTTGAACTGCCTAATTACTTGGCAGAGTTGGAGCCCGTTGCATCCACGTTGATTTCTGATTATTGGTTAGTGCCTATGTTCCATCACCTACAAACAGTTCGTTTCCAAGGTATTTTGAAAAACGTGGCCATCACAAACTGGGGATGGCCAGATTTCAAGAATGTATGGTCTGCCGATTAG
- a CDS encoding methyl-accepting chemotaxis protein yields the protein MQFTIRTKAILATIIAALAIISVMGIYSFQSSRAILIDRTFERELPASLGEVSNEINLKLETPILASKMMTLSPLMKQASLSEKNLRAYLESVKNEFNAISAYYVSNGASTYYTHNGVLKTISANEQSDQWFYRFIQSDKAFELSLDIDAGTGIPALFVNYVVTRNGERIGVTGIGLTLESITQLISNYSVGKSGIVFLVDKQGTIKVHPDKNLIGQSLNSVGIESSLLLGSQQTIVHEGVVDGKPQILGSKAMPGIGWTLITQIPKQEVLSELNGFSQTIIFMALLIAAIYTPIAAWATNKLLLPFVEVAELLQQIGKGGGDLTLRLDDSRHDEIGQIAKGYNQFVQYLSDLLKDVSNTGQQISESIQSVDRMAQSMEQDIKQQTSQIEQVATAIHEMGASSDEIAQNANGAADSASRASGAINIGQKSVTVTSESIEHMNQQLDDTTAIVNQLAQDANSIDTVLDVISGVSEQTNLLALNAAIEAARAGEQGRGFAVVADEVRTLASRSQASTEEIRGIIEQLQQRTQQAVAAIETSTTLGTNCRVEASNSEQQLSSISHSVDEMNAMNMQIASATGQQSNVINEISPHISGISEIARESDNMIEKTAQECQHLRTKAMHLTNLVSQFKC from the coding sequence CGTGATGGGGATTTATTCATTTCAATCGAGCCGAGCCATTTTAATTGATAGAACCTTTGAACGAGAGCTACCTGCTTCGCTTGGCGAGGTGAGTAATGAAATCAACCTTAAGTTAGAAACCCCTATTCTTGCATCAAAAATGATGACGCTGTCTCCTCTGATGAAACAAGCCTCACTCTCAGAGAAAAACCTCCGCGCCTACCTTGAGTCGGTAAAAAACGAATTCAATGCCATCAGTGCCTATTACGTATCAAACGGAGCAAGTACTTACTACACACACAATGGCGTTCTGAAAACTATCTCAGCCAACGAACAAAGTGACCAATGGTTCTACCGTTTCATCCAGTCAGATAAAGCGTTTGAGCTCTCTTTAGATATTGATGCCGGCACTGGAATCCCAGCGCTATTTGTCAACTATGTGGTTACTCGAAACGGCGAGCGTATCGGTGTAACTGGCATCGGCTTGACCTTGGAAAGTATTACCCAATTGATCAGCAACTACAGTGTGGGTAAAAGCGGTATTGTTTTTCTAGTCGATAAACAAGGGACCATCAAGGTTCACCCTGACAAAAACTTAATTGGTCAGTCACTGAACTCTGTCGGGATTGAAAGTAGCCTGCTACTCGGTAGTCAGCAAACCATTGTTCATGAGGGTGTTGTTGACGGGAAGCCTCAAATTCTAGGCTCCAAAGCGATGCCGGGTATTGGTTGGACTCTGATTACTCAGATCCCCAAGCAAGAAGTATTAAGTGAATTAAACGGCTTCAGTCAAACCATTATCTTTATGGCTTTACTCATCGCTGCAATCTATACGCCAATCGCAGCGTGGGCGACCAACAAACTGTTGCTGCCTTTCGTTGAAGTTGCAGAACTATTGCAGCAGATAGGAAAAGGCGGTGGCGATCTGACGCTTCGCTTGGATGACTCCCGTCATGATGAAATAGGCCAGATTGCGAAAGGATATAACCAATTTGTTCAATACCTTAGCGACCTGCTTAAAGACGTGTCGAATACAGGTCAGCAAATATCAGAATCCATTCAGAGCGTGGATCGAATGGCTCAATCGATGGAACAAGACATCAAACAACAAACTAGCCAAATAGAACAAGTCGCCACAGCCATTCACGAGATGGGAGCCAGCTCTGACGAAATAGCCCAAAATGCTAACGGTGCTGCCGATAGTGCGAGCAGAGCTTCAGGTGCAATAAACATCGGCCAAAAATCGGTCACAGTCACCTCAGAAAGTATCGAACACATGAACCAACAACTCGACGACACCACGGCCATCGTTAATCAACTCGCTCAAGATGCTAACTCTATCGACACTGTGCTGGATGTAATCAGCGGTGTTTCTGAACAAACGAACTTGTTAGCATTGAATGCGGCAATCGAAGCCGCTCGAGCTGGTGAGCAAGGCCGAGGGTTTGCGGTGGTTGCAGATGAAGTAAGAACACTCGCCTCACGAAGCCAAGCATCAACTGAAGAGATACGCGGTATCATCGAGCAACTTCAACAACGCACGCAACAAGCCGTGGCAGCGATAGAAACGAGCACCACATTAGGAACTAACTGCCGAGTAGAGGCTTCCAATTCAGAGCAACAGCTATCGAGCATTTCTCATAGCGTCGATGAGATGAATGCTATGAACATGCAGATTGCCTCTGCGACAGGGCAACAATCCAATGTGATCAACGAGATATCACCGCACATCTCAGGCATTTCTGAAATAGCCAGAGAGAGCGATAACATGATTGAGAAAACGGCTCAGGAGTGTCAGCACTTACGCACCAAAGCGATGCATTTAACGAATCTGGTTTCTCAGTTCAAATGCTGA